Proteins from one Staphylococcus sp. IVB6214 genomic window:
- the mraY gene encoding phospho-N-acetylmuramoyl-pentapeptide-transferase, translating to MAIISAIIAFVITAVLVPILIPTLKRMKFGQSIREEGPQSHMKKTGTPTMGGLTFLIGAIVTTIIASIFVEPASPLLLLLFVTIGFGLIGFIDDYIIVVKKNNQGLTSKQKFLAQIAIAVIFFIVAKGFNAVEFSTNINLPFTDVTIPLSYAYVVFIVFWQVGFSNAVNLTDGLDGLATGLSIIGFTMYAIMSFVLDQPAIGLFCIIMVAALAGFLPYNINPAKVFMGDTGSLALGGIFATISIMLNQELSLLFIGLVFVLETLSVMIQVTSFKLTGKRVFKMSPLHHHFELEGWSEWKVVTVFWTVGLITGLIGLWIGVS from the coding sequence ATGGCTATTATTAGCGCAATTATTGCATTTGTAATCACAGCAGTTTTAGTGCCAATCTTAATTCCAACATTGAAAAGAATGAAGTTTGGACAAAGTATTCGTGAAGAAGGACCGCAAAGTCACATGAAGAAAACAGGAACACCGACAATGGGCGGATTAACATTCCTTATCGGTGCGATTGTGACAACTATCATTGCAAGTATTTTTGTTGAACCCGCAAGTCCGTTGTTACTGTTACTTTTTGTAACGATTGGATTCGGACTTATCGGCTTTATCGATGATTATATTATTGTTGTTAAAAAGAACAATCAAGGGTTAACGAGTAAACAGAAGTTTTTGGCACAAATTGCGATTGCAGTTATTTTCTTTATTGTTGCCAAAGGATTTAATGCAGTTGAATTTTCAACAAATATTAACTTACCATTTACAGATGTAACAATTCCGCTGTCATATGCTTATGTGGTATTTATTGTATTCTGGCAAGTTGGTTTTTCAAATGCGGTTAACTTAACAGATGGATTAGATGGTCTCGCAACAGGGTTATCTATCATTGGTTTTACGATGTATGCCATTATGAGTTTTGTGCTAGATCAGCCAGCAATCGGGCTATTCTGTATTATCATGGTTGCTGCACTTGCAGGGTTTTTACCGTATAATATCAATCCCGCAAAAGTGTTTATGGGAGATACGGGTAGCTTGGCACTCGGTGGTATCTTTGCGACAATCTCAATTATGTTGAACCAAGAGTTGTCATTATTATTCATTGGTCTTGTTTTCGTATTGGAGACACTTTCAGTGATGATTCAAGTGACGTCATTCAAGTTGACAGGAAAACGTGTCTTCAAAATGAGCCCTTTACATCACCACTTTGAACTTGAAGGATGGAGTGAATGGAAAGTTGTGACTGTATTCTGGACAGTTGGTTTGATTACAGGTCTTATCGGATTGTGGATTGGAGTGAGCTAA